Proteins co-encoded in one Clarias gariepinus isolate MV-2021 ecotype Netherlands chromosome 13, CGAR_prim_01v2, whole genome shotgun sequence genomic window:
- the mtfr1l gene encoding mitochondrial fission regulator 1-like: MDSGAEVIPIWQNKPHGATRSVVRRIGSTLPLKPCQRACFQELPGVNPLRHTDGPLVPTLADIAWIAADEEETYARVRSDTRPFRQEWRPTPLMVMHRNSSVPNFRREGKRMEGLRKPGVTALNRATALQDELSRLRSQIAKIVAGETDSNPITPDLLSPDDTTMDFSMAPFENAAYHPMPAASFVISDVTEVDEEEEEEEEEADEVPELAPDPVPPVCMTASATFDLDRPTMDLREEDEDTVSLSKSTSFADVKDILRDMNRMKMSKDRFSRGCTSLREEDSASLISEVLRKKFTLRDDDVNMKK, encoded by the exons gAGGTGATTCCTATTTGGCAGAACAAACCTCACGGTGCGACCCGAAGTGTGGTAAGGAGGATCGGCTCCACGCTGCCACTGAAACCCTGTCAAAGAGCCTGTTTCCAG GAGCTTCCTGGTGTGAACCCACTGCGCCACACGGACGGCCCCCTGGTGCCCACGCTGGCCGACATCGCCTGGATTGCTGCTGACGAAGAGGAAACTTATGCTagagttag GAGTGACACACGCCCCTTCCGGCAGGAGTGGAGGCCGACGCCCCTCATGGTGATGCACAGGAACTCATCAGTGCCTAATTTCCGGCGTGAGGGAAAGCGCATGGAGGGTCTAAGGAAACCCGGGGTCACGGCGCTGAACCGTGCCACCGCCCTGCAGGACGAGCTGAGCCGCCTCCGTTCACAAATCGCCAAGATCGTCGCAGGAGAGACCG ACTCGAACCCCATCACCCCAGACCTCCTCTCCCCAGACGACACCACCATGGATTTCTCCATGGCTCCCTTTGAGAATGCGGCGTACCACCCTATGCCTGCCGCCTCCTTCGTCATCAGTGACGTCACAGAGgtggacgaggaggaggaggaggaggaggaggaggcagaTGAAGTCCCAGAGCTAGCGCCTGACCCAGTGCCCCCTGTCTGCATGACAGCATCAGCGACCTTCGACCTGGACCGGCCCACCATGGACCTCCGTGAGGAGGACGAAGACACGGTGTCACTGTCCAAGTCCACCAGCTTCGCTGACGTCAAGGACATCCTGAGGGACATGAACCGCATGAAGATGAGCAAAGACAG ATTTTCCCGTGGCTGTACGTCACTGAGAGAGGAGGACTCTGCTTCTCTGATCTCTGAAGTTCTGAGGAAGAAGTTCACTTTGAGGGATGACGATGTTAACATGAAGAAATGA